The nucleotide sequence GGCTTCTCGGGGCTCTATCAACTGCACAAGTTGCGCGACGAACTCGGCCTGAACGTCCGCTTGCTGGAGCAAGGCGGCGGCATCGGCGGAACGTGGTATTGGAACCGTTATCCGGGCGCACGCTGTGACAGCGAGAGCTATTACTATTGCTACTCCTTTTCGAAAGAGATCGAACAGGAATGGGAATGGACTGAGCGCTATCCCGAGCACTGGGAAATCCGCAAGTACCTGAACTTCGTTGCCGACAAGCTCGACCTGAAACGCGATGTCCAACTCGATACCAAGGTGACGCATGCGCGTTTTGACGATGCGACGAGCCGCTGGATCGTGGAGACAGAAGGTGGCGAGACCTTTATGGCTCCCTTCCTCATTACAGCCGTCGGGTGCCTCTCGACTGCGAACGTGCCCAAACTTAAAGGCTTAGAGACGTTCGGAGGCCAGTGGTATCATACCGGCGCATGGCCGCACGAAGGTGTCGACTTCACTGGAAAGCGCGTCGGCCAGATCGGCACCGGATCGACTGGCATCCAGGCTGCACCTGTCATCGCTGCTGCAGCACAGCATCTGACGATTTTTCAGCGCACCGCGAACTATAGCGTTCCGGCCCGCAATGGCCCGCTCTCCGCTGAGGACCAGCGTTCGGTTAAAGCGAATTATCCCGAGATCTGGCAAAAGGCCCGCTCTGGAACAAATGGCCATCCGTTCGACATCTCGCAGCAGTCCGCCATGTCGGTTTCGGATGCCGAACGAAACGTAGCTTACGAGAAGGCCTGGCAAACAGGCGGGCTTCGTTTTCGTGCCGCATTCAGCGACGTCCTGACGAATGCGGCAGCAAACGAAACTGCTTCCGATTTCATCCGCGAGAAGATCCGCGAGGTCGTGACAGATCCCGACGTGGCGGAGCGCCTGACGCCGCGCGACCACGGATTCGCGACGAAGCGCCCGCCGATCGACACGGAGTATTTCGAGACGTTCAATAGAGACAACGTCTTGCTGGTCGATCTCAAGACGGAGCCTATCGTCGAAATCACAAAGAACGGCATCAAGACCAGCGCAGGCGAATACGAACTCGACATCATTGTGTTCGCGACAGGGTTCGATGCGCTGACAGGCCCTCTTCTCGCCCTCAACATCTCAGGCTCGAGCGATCAACCGCTCAGCAAAGCCTGGGCTTCCGGGCCGCGCACCTATCTCGGCCTCCAGACACCCGGCTTCCCCAACCTCTTCACAATCACCGGCCCGGGCAGTCCGTCTGTACTCTGCAACATGCCCGTCGCGATTGAGCAACACGTCGACTGGATCACTGACTGCATCCGGCATCTGCGCGAGAAGGATCTCGCCCGCATCGAGGCACTGCCGGACGCCGCGGAGAAATGGGTCGAGCATGTCAACGACGCCGCCAACGCGACGCTGCTTCCGATGGCGAGCAGCTCCTGGTATCTCGGCGCGAACGTGCCCGGGAAGCCGCGCGTGTTCATGCCTTACGCAGGCGGTTTCGCGCGCTACACGAACATCTGCAACGAGGTTGCAGGCGCTGGCTACAAGGGGTTCGACATCCGGTGAGGCTGGTCCAATGGAGTCTGGATTCCGTTAGCAGTGTTGCCGCGATGTCAGAATTGATAGAGCCTGCATAAGGGCTTGAGTGGGAGAAACGATGATCGCGCCACATCCTGACGTCCTTGCCATGATCGCCGCAGGTCGCGCGGCCGGCAGTCTGCCTTTCGAGGCAATGGCGCCCGAGCAGGCACGACAGGCTTATGCGGCTCGCCGGCCGCTGGTGCAGGAGCCGCCCGATCAGGTCGCCGAACTTAGAAACGTCACCATCAACGGCCCAGGCGGCCCGCTTCCCTTGCGACTCTATCGCGGCGCAGGCACGGATCCGGACGCAATTCTCCCTTGCCTGATCTATCTGCACGGCGGCGGCTGGGTTCTCGGCAATCTCGATTCCCATGATGGAATTTGTTGCCGGCTCGCCAACGAGGCTCAGTGCTGCGTCGTTGCGGTCGATTACCGCCTCGCTCCTGAACATCGCTTCCCCGCGGCCGTCGAGGACTGCGCGGCCGCACTCAACTATATCTCGCAACAGGCAAAGACGCTCCGCATCGATCCTTCGCGGATCGCCGTTGGCGGCGACAGCGCCGGCGGCAACCTCGC is from Afipia massiliensis and encodes:
- a CDS encoding flavin-containing monooxygenase; translation: MPVESTIPTTIHRSERSYDAIIIGAGFSGLYQLHKLRDELGLNVRLLEQGGGIGGTWYWNRYPGARCDSESYYYCYSFSKEIEQEWEWTERYPEHWEIRKYLNFVADKLDLKRDVQLDTKVTHARFDDATSRWIVETEGGETFMAPFLITAVGCLSTANVPKLKGLETFGGQWYHTGAWPHEGVDFTGKRVGQIGTGSTGIQAAPVIAAAAQHLTIFQRTANYSVPARNGPLSAEDQRSVKANYPEIWQKARSGTNGHPFDISQQSAMSVSDAERNVAYEKAWQTGGLRFRAAFSDVLTNAAANETASDFIREKIREVVTDPDVAERLTPRDHGFATKRPPIDTEYFETFNRDNVLLVDLKTEPIVEITKNGIKTSAGEYELDIIVFATGFDALTGPLLALNISGSSDQPLSKAWASGPRTYLGLQTPGFPNLFTITGPGSPSVLCNMPVAIEQHVDWITDCIRHLREKDLARIEALPDAAEKWVEHVNDAANATLLPMASSSWYLGANVPGKPRVFMPYAGGFARYTNICNEVAGAGYKGFDIR
- a CDS encoding alpha/beta hydrolase — translated: MIAPHPDVLAMIAAGRAAGSLPFEAMAPEQARQAYAARRPLVQEPPDQVAELRNVTINGPGGPLPLRLYRGAGTDPDAILPCLIYLHGGGWVLGNLDSHDGICCRLANEAQCCVVAVDYRLAPEHRFPAAVEDCAAALNYISQQAKTLRIDPSRIAVGGDSAGGNLAAVLSLMARDGQLPQVLHQVLLYPAVDLSVEGESYKATTAGMTITPATMRYFIDHYAPDPASREDWRSSPLKSSSLAGAPSALVMTCGHDPLREEGRAYARRLEQEGVPVTTLHMSAHTHGMLTLSKVISASAGVLAFIGAHLRDVFNVAHQNVRGVDQA